One Setaria italica strain Yugu1 chromosome I, Setaria_italica_v2.0, whole genome shotgun sequence DNA window includes the following coding sequences:
- the LOC101770319 gene encoding protein G1-like1, with translation MELAGVAAAADSPGAAAARPSRYESQKRRDWQTFGQYLRNHRPPLELGRCSGAHVLEFLRYLDQFGKTKVHAPGCPFFGHPSPPAPCPCPLRQAWGSLDALVGRLRAAFEEHGGRPEANPFGARAVRLYLREVRDSQAKARGIAYEKKRRKRHPPAHRQAKQQHDAAAAAGQHHHHHHHHQGAVAHAAVVVTERRAPADVADPPAPHFLIPHAHFLHGHFLAPVTEPADPAAGVVGGGGTGDDLVMAMAAAAEAHAAAAGYLMPLSVFH, from the coding sequence ATGGAGCTGGCCGGCGTCGCGGCTGCGGCGGACAgcccgggcgcggcggcggcgcggccgagcCGGTACGAGTCGCAGAAGCGGCGGGACTGGCAGACGTTCGGGCAGTACCTGCGcaaccaccggccgccgctggAGCTTGGCCGGTGCAGCGGCGCTCACGTGCTCGAGTTCCTGCGCTACCTGGACCAGTTCGGCAAGACCAAGGTGCACGCGCCGGGGTGCCCCTTCTTCGGgcacccgtcgccgccggcgccgtgcccgtgcccgctCCGGCAGGCCTGGGGCAGCCTCGACGCGCtcgtcggccgcctccgcgccgccttcGAGGAGCACGGCGGCCGGCCCGAGGCCAACCCCTTCGGCGCCCGCGCCGTCCGGCTCTACCTCCGCGAGGTCCGCGACAGCCAGGCCAAGGCGCGCGGCATCGCCTACGAGAAGAAGCGCCGCAAGCGCCACCCGCCGGCGCACCGGCAGGCCAAGCAGCagcacgacgccgccgccgccgccggccagcaccaccaccaccaccaccaccaccaggggGCTGTGGCGCACGCCGCGGTGGTGGTGACCGAGAGGCGCGCCCCGGCGGACGTGGCcgatccgccggcgccgcactTCCTGATCCCGCACGCGCACTTCCTCCACGGCCACTTCCTGGCGCCGGTCACCGAGCCGGCCGACCCCGCCGCgggcgtcgtcggcggcggcggcaccggggatgacctggtgatggcaatggcggccgccgccgaggcgcacgcggccgcggccgggtaCCTGATGCCGCTGTCCGTGTTCCACTAG
- the LOC105914698 gene encoding uncharacterized protein LOC105914698, which produces MDQTVLLLLIVSAASCVNVALTEAPARPAWPVALAAYSVWALASVALAVLGAPPAPPPRVIRETASPAAAVRVHAPRSITESMARPWPMAAADGSPAPHTLHDTL; this is translated from the exons ATGGACCAGACggtcctcctcctgctcatcGTCTCGGCGGCCTCGTGCGTCAACGTGGCCCTGACCGAAGCCCCGGCGCGACCAGCCTGGCCCGTGGCTCTAGCTGCCTACTCCGTCTGGGCGCTCGCCTCCGTCGCGCTGGCCGTGCTCGGtgctcctcccgcgccgccaccccgaGTGATCCGAGAGACCGCGTCTCCGGCGGCCGCCGTCCGCGTCCACGCCCCGCGATCGATCACC GAGAGCATGGCGCGGCCATGGCCCATGGCGGCAGCCGACGGTTCGCCGGCACCCCACACGCTTCACGATACCCTCTGA